TACCATAATGGGAAATGGGATTATTGTCTGTGCTGTGAGGTTGGACCAACGGCTCCATACCCCAATGTATATTCTCCTAGGCAATTTTGCTTTCCTTGAAATCTTGTACATTACCTCCACTGTGCCCAGTATGCTAGTCAATTTCCTCTCAGAAACAAAAACCATCTCTTTCGTTGGCTGTTTCCTCCagttatatttttttacttccctTGGTACAACTGAGGCATATTTCCTCTGCATCATGGCATATGATCGGTACCTCGCTATCTGCCACCCACTGCACTACTCAACCACCATGACCCAACAACTCTGCTATATCTTGATGTCTCTTTGCTGGGTGTTGGGGTTCCTTAGTTACTCTGTCTCCACTATACAGCTCTCTCAATTGCCTTTCTGTGGACCCAACACCATTGACCACTTTATGTGTGACATGGACCCACTGATGGCTCTGTCCTGTGCTACAGCTCCAGTCATGGAGATCATCTTCTATGTCCTGAACTCCCTCATCATCATCCTCACACttctgtatattcttggctcctatACTCTTTTACTGATAGCTGTGTTAAAAGTGCCTTCAGCTGCTGGCCTGCGGAAGGCCTTTTCCACCTGCGGATCACATCTGACAGTGGTATGCTTATTCTTTGGAGCCCTTTTGGCAATGTATGTGAGTCCCACAGCTGATAACCCAGCTGCAATTCAGAAGATTTTGACTCTGTTCTACTCCGTGGTGACTCCCTTCTTAAACCCTCTGATTTACAGTTTACGAAACAAGGACATGAAGGCTGCAATGAAGAAAATCCTGAGGATAGAATGAACGTAAACTAGTCTACATGAGACCAAGCAAACCAATGTCCagacataaaaaattaattaagaacTTGATTTACTGTTGCCAGTTCTCCAATGCACACTTCAAAAAACATATTTCTCAGTGAGAATGCTTTATTCTTCAACCAACCTGGTAGAGTTAAACCATAACTGATTCATTTACATTGCAAATGTAACAATATTTCCAACATGGATAACTCCAGTAGATAGTGATATGAGGGCATCATACTGTGCTATTGTATACTGTGTAGTTTTGGTTATTTGGAGATGGTGGTGGAAGGTAGAACAAGGGCAGTTATCCCAGGTGCACATCATTGCTGTATTCAAAGCATTAAGATagaccaatattttttaaagtgaataaagAATCTAATTTAAATGCCTAATGGATACATACTTAAGAGATTTAATAACAATGCCTTCCTTATCCCTTGGGTCTGCATGGTTGAGAATCTTCCAGGTTAGGGATAGACTGAAAGTTTCATGCTTATATAAGAAATACGTGTCCTAACATCAGATAAAATTGTAATAATTCTTTCAAGAAAGAGTTTGTTAGTATTTATTATGTTCTTGGCACTCTTTTAAGTACCAGAGATACACCATGACCAAAATATTCAAAGACCCGTATCCACATAGTTTACTTTCTAGTGGGGacagacaatttaaaaaataagtaaaatatataggatGTCAAAGCATGATAAGCACTTTGGAGAAAGTGGAATGAGGACAGGAAGTGTGGAAGAAGGAGCTGAAATTTTAACTAGGATGATCATCAGAGAAGGCCACATGAAGAAGGCAGTATTTAAGCAAAAGCTTGAGTAGATGAAGAAATGAGCCACACAGACAGCTGAGGccagagcattccaggcagagggaaacaAGTTCTCTATAAGATCCCAAGGCAGAATTATGTTCAAGTAACAGCAAGGAGGTTGGTTTGGCTGAAGTAGAGAAATTAAGGGGGAAATTTTTGGAGATTAAGTCAAAGAGAATGATCAGAGGGCCAAATTGTGCAGGACCTTGTACACCATAGTAAGAACTTTTAATTCCATGTGAGATGGGAAGCCTTTGGAGATTTTTGAACAGAGGAGCAACATTACCCcatttatattatgaaaattttgtTGACAATAGACTAGAGAGGGGCATGGCCATTTTAAAGCTCTTATTTccagttaaattaaaaaaaaaagtttgtttcttttcaaaggaATTTGTATCTGTAATCTGTCCTTAAGGATACATAGTTGGGGATGGGGAAAAGCCAGGGAGCTCATTTGCTCAGAATGAATGGAAAGTTCTCCTAGATTCTAAAAAAGGACATTCTAACTCTGGAATGATGTTTTTGTGACAATCTTAAGAGATAATGCAGGGGAGAGCTTGGGGAGATGGCAGAATAAGAAGGCCCTGACCTCATCTCATCCCACACTTACAAGTAAATATCATAAATATCCAAGTCAATAAACCAGAGAGCAATCCAAAGAccggcagaacaaactccacaactaaatatagAGGAGCTGCACCTGAAAGATTATGAAAgtcagaaaggcagaggaaggatcCCTGTAGGAGGGAGGTAGCTGCACAaatggagagggcagagaaatgggCCCTCATCTCAGGGAGCTCACACAGAGAATATTAATCCCAGTAATGTTtagctttgaaaaccagaagggCTGAATTCTGTGAGTTTGTAAAACCAGTGGAACTTGAAGCCTGGAGCTTTAAAACTCAGCTGACTCAGCACTAGGTGATGTGCCACGCTTAATGAGACAGCAGCCTGAACAGAAAGACAACATAAAAAATGGCAGTTTACACAATGAGGGTCAGGGGGAGGTGGAAAATGGGAGACAAATATGTCCATACTGATTTAGGAGCATGTTGGGGGACTCCTTGGAAAATAAGGGAGCTGGCAGGTGGGCGGTGTgaagaggtgaactgggggaaagagaagccCCACAGGGTAGGCAGCTGTTTTTGCAGAGACAGgatagaggaagggaggggggtgtgtgtggcaCATCAAGTGAATagaagaaaagcactccccctgaaggtagctggagagaaagagaaagagtggaaacacaagggactgaacaaaaaatcTATTCCCCAAACCAATGACAGGTAGGaaagagagggtttcaataccattaggactctataaacaggggatcACAGAGTCAGAAATTCTAGAGCTCAATACCTGGCATTGCTCTGGTGGGGATGAAGGGAGAATTCCCAGAAGCAGGCAGAGAGGTCCAAGGGATCcgtgggccacatggggagaagaggTTCCCTGTTTGGAGAACAAACAGTGGCTCCAACCCCCAGGGGActccagagaacagccacatttgctagtattggaacaaagatgccagagtgCGGTGAAACCTGGCgccagctgtgtgttgtgattcgccataatctctgaacctcttcTGGCGCAAGCCAGCACCTGGGCACAATCTCTAAACCTCTGCCACAGTGCAATCCAATGGACGTTCTCTGGGGCAAgtcagcacccagccattgctcagcaagaccctcccccagagggttgGAGCGGGTCCAAGCCACAGGGTTCttagaagtgaggggtttggaaacgcAGCCCCATCTGAGTTAAAATttaggagggaggtgctgcctgtcaggctgatggcttggacagggacagtgtagaagcaggaaGGGGGCAGAAGCCTAAGACAAAGGAGGGGTACTTGATTGCAGGTTGGTGAGAGCGCAGAGTTCCTGTGCCAGAAATTAGGAAGCTGGGTGATTCTATATTCACCTCTCCCATGAATGGCATACTTGCACTTGCTGCCTACACTGATCGACCCCCAAATTAAgtaaagacaaatatttatatctgtatttgttatatctatatctatacaaaTATAGATCTACAAATATCTTATATCTATACAAATATCTGTATagacaaatagttttttttaatttaagtgctTAGAGGTTTGGCACCAAGAATAAAGCAAGTATATTTGGGGAAAATCTCTctccccaccaacacacacacacacacttttctccCCTATTAACCTGTGCCACTCGCTGCTCTCCTCCACTTCATCCCCCAGGTAGATCAGTTCCTTAGAGGAAGGAATCTCCACCAAGAGGAcaattttccctccctctcttggaTATTTATTCCAACCTCTGTGTCTCACTATTTCAAACCACTGGgggaaatataaacaaatattggaCCAGAGATACATAAACAGAGAACTAGATGCCTCCCAATGAACGTTCTGGGGAACTATGACTTCTGTTCAGGAGGGACATGTAAATTCTTAGTAATTACTGgcatgaaaaatacatttcatttggtTCAGAATACTAAAGGAAGGAAGTCTCTGGGGCCACAAATGCTGCTCTCCACCCATGAATGTTTTAGATTGTTAAATGAGGACACTCTTGTGGCTGGAGTTTCCCCTTGCGTCTTCCTCTTGGAGCCAGAAACACCATCAGGTATGTAAGGAAAGTCTGCCTACATCAATGCTTCACTGCTCCTAGATACCCACGGCTGTCAGATACTAAGAATGTGCTGATTCATCTACAAGTCCATtcattctttgttcctttgttctttGTAAGAACGTGTTAGGCCCTGCAGTTCTCTTCTCCCAACACATGGGGTAATAGATTCACATGAAGGATTCACTGGTATCACAGAGTTCCACTATGCAACTCACTTAGGAAAAATGGGGCTCAGATGTCTTGGatatttgcggggggggggggggggggggggcggcaggaaTTAAATCTTCTTCAGTTACAATGTAGCCTGAGTCTTCTACCACTTTGTTTCTAATATTGGTCAGTAAATTTTGGTTGACAAATATCCTTTGGCAAGGGCAACTAAAATAGGATGTTATTTTTCAGAGTTGTTGGCAAGGGACAATTGGAAAGTGGAAACTGAGAAAGTAATAGGCAGACTCTCTTGTCCTTTAGATTTACCAAATTTATCAAATTACAAAATTTATGgattaatcttaaaaatataaatatttaggggcgcctgggtggcgcagtcggttaagcgtccgacttcagccaggtcacaatctcgcggtctatgagttcgagccccacgtcaggctctgggctgatggctcagagcctggagcctgtttccgattctgtgtctccctctctctctgcccctcccccgttcatgctctgtctctctctgtcccaaaaataaataaacgttgaaaaaaaaaattttttttaatataaatatttaaaggaaaaagaacccctgcacttagaatttttaaagtgctCTTCTTTGGGCAAGCAGCTTAAATTTCAAGCAAGTAGCTGGTGTTATGGAGGAGGAGCTGGCTTCCTTATCAGTTCATATAGAATGGATTGTCCACGTTCTTTGTTGTTCCTCTTCTAACTGTTCATTTGTTGCATCACTTGAGGTGAACAGAAAGCTGAAGGAAGTGGATTTAAATTCACCCTTTGAGCTACTAACAGATGTGTTGTGAAGGTAAAGGAAGCAGAAATGGATGGATGCAGTGAGTTTCAAATTATTTGTGAAATTCATTTATCCCTCATTTTCTGATCCTGTATTCCACAGATAACTAAAGTTTCAATGTAGCACAAATTTTAAAAGGTCCTGGACATCCTGAAGTCAGATGACCAGGAAGGAGTTAAGACTTATGAGTTTGGGTTCCaactcaaaatcatgaactggaattctatttcttttcttggtGCCAAGAACTACCTGGCCTATGAATAGAGTAAGTCAATTCATGTCTCATATCTCTATTTTCTTGTGAAGCAAAAAGTATCTCATTTATGTCAAATAAAGTCAGCAATCATGCTACTACCCTCACTACATAGATTTATCTAAGTTATTATGAactggaataaatatttttttcaggccCACGGCACATAATTAGATATGTGCTATGAAACACACAGTTCAAGACACTACAGAGGTAGGTGGCAGTCTTGATTGCTTTCATAAGTCATAAGTTCCAAAAGGGGAGGAATTTTATTCATCATGTTTACTATTGTACCCCAGAACTTAGTACGCTGCTAGGAATATAATCAATagtgaataaatgtttgttaaatgcccaaatgaataagtaaatgggTAATATGCTACAATTTAAATTTgacattcaactttttttttttaattttttttcaacgtttatttatttttgggacagagagagacagagcatgaacgggggaggggcagagagagagggagacacagaatcagaaacaggctccaggctctgagccatcagcccagagcctgacgcggggctcaaactcacggaccgcgagattgtgacctggctgaagtcggacgcttaaccgactgcgccacccaggtgccccaacattcaacttttttttttataagcccAGTAACTATTTTCTGACCAAAAATGACAGCATGCAGTCTGAAAAACATAGGTATGGTTatggaaaatatatgcaaaattacAAATCTCCTGGAAATGTTTATACATATGGTCATAATTATAGTCCATTGAACTAACTTgcttggaaaattttaaatttgcataaaaataatatttattatgcagTTTTTTTCATCATTCTAAAACATTGTTAATCAATACAAATATCCACAGTTACCTTGGCAGTAAAACATTTACCATCTGAGTTTGCTCCAGGTTTGATGAAATACTGAGAAGCAAGCTTCATGCTCTCGGAAGATTATATAAATGGCATAAGGATGCAATTTTGTGAGTATCATAATAGTGACATTAATAAATAAtgtggttggggtgcctgggtggctctgtcaggtaagcgtccaaatcttgatttcagctcaggtcatgatctcatggtttttgagtctgagccctgcatcaggctctgcactgatagtgcttgggattcattctctctctctctctctctctctctctctctctctctctctctccccctcaaaataaataaacttaaataaacaaataaataaattgatcaATTATCCTATGTTGGTTGTCAATATAttactaaatttaaaatactggTGGTGGTTTACCCAGCCAAATATCTTGAACTTTAACAAGAAAACTTTAGGACATAGAAATAAGCCtgaacatattgaaaaaaaaaaaaaagaaagaaagaa
This window of the Prionailurus viverrinus isolate Anna chromosome B3, UM_Priviv_1.0, whole genome shotgun sequence genome carries:
- the LOC125168090 gene encoding olfactory receptor 11H4-like — protein: MVFSVSSAALEFMNSSETSTVTEFVLLGFPGCQELQSFLFSLFLGIYIFTIMGNGIIVCAVRLDQRLHTPMYILLGNFAFLEILYITSTVPSMLVNFLSETKTISFVGCFLQLYFFTSLGTTEAYFLCIMAYDRYLAICHPLHYSTTMTQQLCYILMSLCWVLGFLSYSVSTIQLSQLPFCGPNTIDHFMCDMDPLMALSCATAPVMEIIFYVLNSLIIILTLLYILGSYTLLLIAVLKVPSAAGLRKAFSTCGSHLTVVCLFFGALLAMYVSPTADNPAAIQKILTLFYSVVTPFLNPLIYSLRNKDMKAAMKKILRIE